In Vibrio sp. 10N, the following proteins share a genomic window:
- a CDS encoding single-stranded DNA-binding protein: MASRGVNKVILVGNLGNDPEIRYMPNGSAVANITIATSESWRDKATGEQREKTEWHRVALFGKLAEVAGEYLRKGSQVYIEGQLQTRKWQDQNGQDRYTTEVVVQGFNGVMQMLGGRQGGGAPMQGGMNQGGMQQQAPQQQGWGQPQQPVQQPAQQKPAQQQPQYNEPPMDFDDDIPF, translated from the coding sequence ATGGCAAGCCGTGGAGTAAACAAAGTCATTCTAGTGGGTAACTTAGGTAACGACCCAGAAATTCGTTACATGCCAAACGGCAGTGCCGTGGCGAACATTACAATCGCGACCTCGGAATCGTGGCGTGATAAAGCGACGGGTGAACAGCGCGAAAAAACAGAGTGGCACCGTGTTGCATTGTTCGGCAAGCTAGCGGAAGTAGCGGGTGAGTACCTAAGAAAGGGCTCTCAAGTTTACATTGAAGGTCAACTACAAACTCGTAAATGGCAAGATCAGAATGGTCAAGACCGTTATACAACAGAAGTGGTTGTACAAGGCTTCAATGGCGTGATGCAGATGCTAGGTGGCCGTCAAGGTGGTGGTGCTCCTATGCAGGGTGGTATGAACCAAGGTGGCATGCAGCAGCAAGCGCCGCAACAGCAAGGTTGGGGTCAGCCACAACAGCCTGTTCAGCAGCCTGCACAGCAAAAACCAGCTCAGCAGCAGCCACAATACAACGAACCACCAATGGATTTCGATGACGACATCCCGTTTTAA
- a CDS encoding LuxR C-terminal-related transcriptional regulator, whose translation MRKNSYKRTIQHVSLGQDQDVTERIEALSGLCVNPIETITPNDLLNAATGPRNRILLFDYEESLDLFKQVLNLPLASKNFETILINVPHRLTTEEILKYGHLKGLFYSHEDGNKITFGFGEIINGKNWLPRDVASQLLHHYRYVVSANTCTTVVDLTSREIEILRCLQSGASNLEISEDLYITESTVKSHLYQIFRKLSVKNRLQAIAWANQHLLS comes from the coding sequence ATGAGAAAAAACAGCTACAAACGGACCATACAACACGTCAGTCTCGGTCAAGATCAAGACGTCACCGAGCGTATTGAAGCGCTCTCTGGCCTATGCGTCAATCCTATCGAAACCATTACTCCCAACGATCTATTAAATGCCGCGACTGGGCCACGAAACCGAATTTTGCTGTTCGATTACGAGGAATCGTTAGATCTGTTCAAACAGGTTCTCAACTTGCCATTGGCAAGTAAGAATTTTGAAACCATTTTGATCAATGTGCCCCACCGATTGACCACTGAAGAGATCCTCAAGTACGGCCATCTAAAAGGCCTGTTCTATAGCCACGAAGATGGCAACAAAATTACCTTTGGCTTTGGTGAAATTATCAATGGCAAAAACTGGCTGCCACGAGATGTCGCCAGTCAGCTGTTGCACCACTATCGTTACGTTGTTTCCGCCAATACCTGTACCACAGTGGTTGATTTAACCTCGCGAGAAATTGAAATATTACGCTGCCTGCAGTCAGGCGCGAGCAATTTAGAAATCTCCGAAGATCTGTACATCACCGAATCAACAGTGAAGTCGCATCTGTATCAGATATTTCGCAAACTCTCTGTGAAAAACAGACTGCAAGCCATCGCGTGGGCCAATCAGCATTTGCTGTCCTAA
- the galU gene encoding UTP--glucose-1-phosphate uridylyltransferase GalU, protein MIKKCLFPAAGYGTRFLPATKSMPKEMMPVVNKPLIEYGVEEAIQAGMDGMCIVTGRGKHSIMDHFDKNYELEHQISGTNKEELLVDIRDIIDSAQFTYIRQREMKGLGHAILTGRELVGDEPFAVVLADDLCVNEEQGVLAQMVALYKQFRCSIVAVQEVPEDETHKYGVISGEMIKDDLFRVDDMVEKPEQGTAPSNLAIIGRYILTPDIFELIEQTEPGKGGEIQITDALLKQAKAGCVLAYKFKGKRFDCGSVEGYIEATNYCFENLYLKDEKAAELGKHATKKA, encoded by the coding sequence ATGATTAAGAAGTGCCTATTCCCGGCGGCGGGTTATGGAACTCGTTTTCTTCCGGCAACCAAATCTATGCCAAAAGAAATGATGCCTGTAGTGAACAAACCACTGATTGAATACGGTGTTGAAGAAGCCATTCAAGCGGGTATGGACGGCATGTGCATTGTTACCGGCCGTGGTAAACACTCCATCATGGATCACTTTGATAAAAACTACGAGCTTGAGCACCAAATCAGCGGCACAAACAAAGAAGAGCTACTGGTTGATATTCGTGACATCATCGACTCAGCACAATTTACCTACATTCGTCAGCGCGAGATGAAAGGTCTTGGCCACGCTATCCTAACCGGTCGTGAGTTGGTCGGCGACGAACCTTTTGCAGTCGTACTCGCCGATGACCTTTGTGTTAACGAAGAGCAAGGCGTGTTGGCGCAAATGGTGGCACTATACAAACAGTTCCGCTGCTCAATCGTTGCTGTACAAGAAGTACCGGAAGATGAAACGCACAAATACGGTGTGATTTCGGGCGAGATGATCAAAGACGATCTGTTCCGCGTTGACGACATGGTTGAAAAACCAGAGCAAGGCACAGCACCAAGCAACCTTGCGATCATCGGTCGTTACATCCTAACGCCAGATATCTTTGAGCTGATCGAGCAAACGGAACCGGGCAAAGGTGGCGAAATCCAAATTACCGACGCACTGCTTAAGCAAGCAAAAGCAGGCTGCGTGTTGGCGTACAAATTCAAAGGCAAGCGTTTCGACTGCGGTAGCGTAGAAGGCTACATCGAAGCCACTAACTATTGCTTTGAAAACCTATACCTAAAAGATGAGAAAGCAGCGGAGCTTGGTAAGCACGCAACAAAAAAAGCGTAA